One part of the Arcanobacterium phocisimile genome encodes these proteins:
- a CDS encoding ABC transporter permease, with protein MAAKNNKTSIGASQWAKAIIHLAPRSGWLVGIIAIILAFLIGAILIVVTGASVTGAYSAMFKGSIFNAAALNRGFSYAIRPAMDSLFFATPLILAGLGLGFGFRAGLFNIGGAGQMIFGAIAAIWVSFSIDLPYGVHLIVALLAAALAGGLYAGIAGYLKAKTGANEVIVTIMLNSIAALLLSYVLSLDSWHSPGQNNPVTPVAADTAALPALLPAPFKIHLGFVLALVAVFVFWWILERSTFGFEVRAVGANSHAARTAGMSIAKVTTLTMVASGVFLGFAGANEALGTMYQANQGVTSGVAGTIGFDAITVALLGRNRPLGIFFSGLLFGAFKAGGYAMQAQGVPVDMVLILESVIVLFIAAPGLIRWMFHLPKPDGKSLREYAARLSSSNNKKMTGTREKSADEAVAADVQPTTGKGE; from the coding sequence ATGGCCGCAAAGAACAATAAGACCTCGATTGGCGCAAGCCAGTGGGCTAAAGCTATTATCCATTTAGCTCCACGATCAGGTTGGTTAGTGGGTATCATTGCGATTATTCTCGCCTTCCTTATTGGTGCCATTCTTATCGTCGTTACCGGAGCTTCGGTAACTGGTGCATACAGTGCAATGTTTAAGGGATCGATTTTTAATGCTGCAGCATTAAACCGCGGATTTTCATATGCAATACGTCCAGCGATGGATTCCCTCTTCTTCGCAACTCCGCTTATCTTGGCAGGCCTCGGTTTAGGATTCGGTTTCCGTGCAGGCTTATTCAATATCGGTGGCGCAGGTCAGATGATCTTTGGCGCGATTGCCGCTATTTGGGTATCGTTCAGCATAGACCTGCCATACGGTGTACACCTCATCGTCGCCCTCCTCGCTGCAGCGCTTGCCGGCGGTTTATACGCCGGTATTGCTGGATATTTAAAAGCAAAGACCGGCGCAAACGAAGTGATCGTAACAATCATGTTGAATTCGATCGCTGCTCTATTGCTCTCATACGTTCTATCGCTGGACTCGTGGCATTCACCAGGGCAAAACAACCCGGTGACACCAGTTGCTGCAGATACTGCTGCATTGCCTGCACTGTTGCCAGCGCCATTTAAGATTCATCTCGGATTTGTCTTGGCGCTCGTAGCTGTGTTTGTCTTCTGGTGGATCCTTGAACGCTCGACATTCGGCTTCGAAGTACGTGCAGTGGGGGCTAACTCACATGCGGCTCGTACAGCTGGAATGTCGATCGCGAAAGTAACTACCTTGACGATGGTGGCATCTGGTGTATTTCTGGGTTTCGCCGGTGCAAACGAAGCATTGGGAACCATGTACCAGGCAAATCAGGGCGTAACTTCCGGTGTCGCCGGCACTATCGGTTTCGATGCGATTACTGTTGCGTTGCTCGGCCGTAACCGACCACTCGGTATTTTCTTCTCTGGTCTGTTGTTCGGTGCGTTTAAGGCTGGCGGCTATGCGATGCAAGCCCAAGGTGTACCAGTCGATATGGTTCTCATTCTTGAATCAGTCATTGTGCTCTTCATCGCTGCGCCGGGCTTGATTCGTTGGATGTTCCATTTGCCTAAGCCGGATGGAAAGAGCTTGCGAGAATACGCTGCCAGGTTGTCTAGTTCGAACAACAAGAAAATGACGGGAACACGTGAAAAATCCGCTGACGAGGCAGTTGCCGCAGATGTGCAACCAACAACTGGAAAGGGGGAGTAG
- a CDS encoding ABC transporter ATP-binding protein codes for MKLELRGITKRFGPLVANDHIDLVVEEGHIHALLGENGAGKSTLMNVLYGLYDPDEGEILLDGKKVSFAGPGDAVAAGIGMVHQHFMLIPVFTVAESVALGYEPTGTVGIIDIKKARQTVIDVSKRFGFDLDPDAYIEDLPVGAQQRVEIVKALSRDAKILILDEPTAVLTPQETDELMEIMKQLAASGTSIVFITHKLREVRAVADDITVIRRGAVVGTANPSSSEAELATKMVGRPVMLQLEKNPPQLGEVGLAFKDVTVLNESGTKVLDRVSFELQRGEVLAIAGVQGNGQTELAEAILGLVQPDHGTITLDGHELNGQQVRKNIDAGIGFIPEDRSKDGVIAGFSIAENLVLDQYLNKPFANGPAMRPGAVAKNADEKVAEFDIRITRISDPISTLSGGNAQKVVVARELSRDLRLLVASQPTRGVDVGSIEFIHKRIVEARDASTPVLLVSSELDEVVALADRIAVMYRGKIVGIVPADTSRDVLGLMMAGVPQDEAFAQAGYATPTEGVK; via the coding sequence GTGAAGCTGGAGCTAAGAGGCATAACAAAGAGGTTCGGGCCGCTTGTTGCTAATGATCATATTGACCTCGTCGTCGAAGAAGGGCATATTCATGCACTTCTCGGAGAAAACGGTGCGGGTAAATCAACACTAATGAACGTGCTGTATGGCCTGTATGATCCGGATGAGGGGGAAATTCTTCTCGACGGGAAAAAGGTATCATTTGCTGGTCCCGGTGATGCAGTAGCTGCTGGAATTGGAATGGTTCACCAGCATTTTATGCTCATTCCAGTTTTTACCGTAGCAGAGTCGGTAGCACTCGGATATGAGCCAACCGGTACCGTAGGTATCATTGATATTAAGAAAGCACGGCAAACGGTCATCGACGTCTCCAAGCGTTTCGGATTCGACCTTGATCCAGATGCTTATATTGAAGATCTACCTGTCGGTGCACAGCAGCGTGTTGAAATTGTTAAGGCACTGTCACGTGACGCGAAGATTTTGATTCTTGATGAGCCAACTGCAGTTCTCACTCCACAAGAAACTGATGAACTCATGGAGATCATGAAGCAACTTGCCGCTTCGGGTACATCTATTGTGTTCATTACTCACAAACTACGCGAAGTCCGTGCAGTTGCCGACGATATTACGGTCATTCGCCGTGGTGCAGTAGTTGGTACTGCTAATCCATCGTCGTCTGAAGCTGAACTGGCTACGAAGATGGTTGGACGTCCAGTCATGCTCCAGCTAGAAAAGAATCCGCCACAACTTGGCGAAGTTGGACTGGCTTTTAAAGATGTTACTGTTCTCAACGAAAGCGGCACAAAGGTCCTCGACCGCGTTTCGTTCGAGCTCCAGCGTGGCGAAGTCCTCGCTATCGCAGGTGTTCAAGGAAATGGACAAACCGAACTTGCGGAAGCCATCCTTGGCTTAGTCCAGCCAGATCATGGAACAATCACCCTCGATGGTCACGAACTCAACGGACAACAGGTACGCAAGAACATCGATGCTGGAATCGGTTTCATTCCAGAAGATCGCTCGAAAGATGGTGTCATTGCCGGATTCTCGATCGCGGAAAACCTTGTTCTTGACCAATACCTCAACAAGCCGTTCGCTAACGGACCAGCCATGCGCCCCGGTGCCGTGGCAAAGAATGCTGACGAGAAGGTAGCCGAATTCGATATTCGTATCACTCGAATCTCCGATCCGATCTCTACACTCTCTGGTGGAAACGCACAGAAGGTTGTTGTTGCTCGTGAATTGTCCCGCGATCTTCGGTTGCTGGTGGCCAGCCAGCCGACTCGTGGCGTGGACGTAGGCTCAATCGAGTTTATTCACAAGCGTATTGTAGAAGCCCGCGATGCTAGCACTCCGGTCCTTTTGGTTTCCTCGGAACTCGATGAAGTTGTTGCGCTCGCAGATCGCATTGCCGTGATGTATCGCGGCAAGATTGTAGGAATTGTCCCTGCCGATACGTCCCGCGATGTATTGGGCTTGATGATGGCCGGTGTGCCGCAAGACGAAGCATTTGCCCAAGCTGGCTATGCTACTCCAACGGAAGGGGTTAAGTAA
- a CDS encoding BMP family lipoprotein, translated as MKKFKSFVAIAAASAMALSACSGTDEKKSSDAMSSKSSDFKACLVSDAGGWDDKSFNESAFDGLKEAEKEFGVAVNTAESKSDSDFGPNTQTMIDDGCSLIIGVGFLLAPGIKKAAEENTDLHFGLVDAAFADDKGNPVELPNGRALLFNTQEAAYLAGYVAAGATKTGTVATFGGIQIPSVTIFMDGFVDGVKAYNEAKGTDIKVLGWDKETQNGSFTNSFDDQALGKSQAQQFIEQGADIIMPVAGPVGLGAAAAAKEAGNVMIVGVDSDWYVSSPDYKDIVLTSVMKGIGESVKAAIKEAMGGDFTSKPYVGTIENKGVSLAPFHDFDSKLSDELKTEVKDLEAKIASGELKVESPAAN; from the coding sequence GTGAAGAAATTTAAGTCTTTCGTCGCAATCGCTGCGGCGTCCGCAATGGCTCTGTCAGCATGTTCTGGCACTGATGAGAAGAAGTCCTCGGACGCAATGTCATCCAAATCCAGCGATTTCAAGGCATGCCTTGTTTCCGATGCTGGTGGTTGGGACGACAAGTCCTTCAACGAGTCCGCATTTGACGGTCTGAAGGAAGCTGAGAAGGAATTTGGCGTTGCAGTCAACACCGCAGAGTCCAAGAGCGATTCCGATTTTGGTCCAAACACCCAGACGATGATCGATGATGGCTGCTCCCTGATTATTGGTGTCGGCTTCTTGCTTGCTCCAGGAATCAAGAAGGCAGCTGAAGAGAATACTGATCTCCACTTCGGTCTCGTCGATGCCGCCTTTGCCGATGACAAGGGTAACCCGGTTGAGTTGCCAAACGGTCGTGCGCTCCTCTTTAACACTCAAGAAGCCGCTTACCTTGCTGGTTACGTAGCCGCAGGTGCTACCAAGACCGGTACTGTTGCTACCTTCGGTGGTATCCAGATCCCATCCGTTACCATCTTCATGGACGGATTTGTTGATGGCGTTAAGGCCTACAACGAAGCAAAGGGAACAGATATCAAGGTTCTTGGCTGGGATAAGGAAACCCAGAACGGTTCCTTCACCAACTCGTTCGACGATCAGGCATTGGGCAAGTCCCAGGCGCAGCAGTTCATCGAGCAGGGTGCAGACATCATCATGCCAGTTGCTGGCCCAGTTGGTCTCGGTGCAGCCGCTGCCGCTAAGGAAGCTGGAAACGTCATGATTGTTGGTGTAGATAGTGACTGGTATGTCTCCTCACCAGACTACAAGGACATCGTTCTTACCTCTGTTATGAAGGGTATCGGCGAATCCGTTAAGGCGGCTATCAAGGAAGCAATGGGTGGCGATTTCACCTCAAAGCCATACGTTGGCACCATCGAGAACAAGGGCGTTTCGCTCGCTCCATTCCACGATTTCGATTCTAAGCTCTCTGATGAGCTGAAGACCGAAGTCAAGGACCTCGAAGCAAAGATTGCCTCTGGCGAACTCAAGGTCGAATCCCCAGCCGCAAACTGA
- a CDS encoding mannose-1-phosphate guanylyltransferase — protein MTITLNEFHAIIPAGGAGTRLWPISRASSPKFLKDLTGAGASLLQQTVSRLAPLAGQNIMVVTGTTHIPSVVRQLPQLGEEQFIAEPSARDSMAAIGLAAAIINQRYGDVVVGSFAADHLISDPRKFEKAVSTAIDAANAGYVSTIGIQPQSPATGFGYIQADHELSAVPGSYAVTEFLEKPDIQTARSYVASGNYFWNAGMFVARADVLLTALEKYEPKLHAGIMSIATAWDSDDREQVLDAHWPELKKIAIDHAIAEPLADDGGIAVVPADMGWTDIGDFSAVNEILQDANSSPNAPTITKRVVEGGTQQSVLSVESTNCTVFTYDRPISLVGVNDVVVVDTGDALLVTSIAHAQNVKDVVEQVRATGRTDLV, from the coding sequence GTGACGATCACGTTGAATGAATTTCACGCAATTATTCCAGCAGGCGGAGCTGGAACTCGTCTATGGCCGATTTCTCGAGCAAGTTCGCCAAAGTTTTTAAAGGATCTCACTGGTGCAGGAGCGAGCCTCTTACAGCAGACGGTGTCACGTTTGGCTCCGCTCGCAGGGCAAAATATTATGGTAGTGACCGGCACTACCCACATTCCGAGCGTTGTTCGGCAGCTTCCACAACTTGGAGAAGAGCAGTTTATTGCAGAACCTTCTGCCCGGGATTCGATGGCGGCTATTGGTCTAGCGGCTGCTATTATCAACCAACGCTATGGTGATGTTGTGGTGGGCTCGTTCGCTGCGGATCACTTGATTTCTGATCCGCGAAAATTTGAAAAAGCAGTGTCAACCGCAATCGATGCGGCGAATGCTGGCTATGTGTCAACGATCGGTATTCAGCCACAGTCTCCGGCAACTGGGTTTGGTTACATTCAAGCTGACCATGAATTGAGTGCTGTTCCCGGATCTTATGCAGTCACTGAGTTTCTCGAGAAACCGGATATCCAAACTGCGCGGAGCTATGTCGCTAGCGGTAACTATTTCTGGAATGCCGGCATGTTTGTGGCTCGGGCGGATGTTTTGCTGACTGCTTTGGAGAAGTATGAGCCGAAACTACATGCGGGGATTATGTCGATAGCTACGGCATGGGATTCCGATGACCGCGAGCAGGTTTTGGATGCGCATTGGCCGGAACTGAAGAAGATAGCCATAGATCATGCGATCGCTGAACCGTTGGCTGACGACGGCGGAATAGCTGTTGTTCCAGCGGATATGGGATGGACTGATATCGGCGATTTTTCGGCGGTCAATGAGATTCTTCAGGATGCAAACTCGTCACCAAATGCACCTACTATTACGAAGCGTGTAGTAGAGGGCGGTACTCAGCAGTCAGTTCTGAGCGTCGAATCAACTAACTGCACGGTGTTCACTTACGATCGTCCGATTTCACTTGTGGGTGTAAATGATGTCGTCGTTGTTGATACCGGAGACGCGCTTCTTGTGACTTCAATTGCCCATGCTCAGAATGTCAAAGATGTTGTCGAGCAGGTGCGTGCAACGGGGCGGACTGATTTGGTTTAA
- a CDS encoding YihY/virulence factor BrkB family protein, which produces MGDVTVAPKPTLMDRVNAIIEWVFQLRPVRAYGRYGWARGYLLAGGIAYSALFAIGGALTLALTVFSYTLGGNDELRDTLFETVNSSLPGILKTDDNPSGILDPNALIIENPINITSIISMIVLLWSAASLMTALRIAILGMFGITYLSRPFIKAKLLDLSGFLMIGVGGLATVTLVTLSSQFSEVILDWLGIPGEVGSFLISVGTLLIALVVDTLIFMFLFSIMAGAHPPLKDLVKGALLAGVASSVLRFLGTTAVSSVSGNPLLAPFAAIATLLIWVNLLAQVTLVAAAFVANPPAPGQPTKSQLEHADEYPNYVTETVQETLEWNFDPMTGVVAPHPDRDNETELVPPWSGIRAAWMKSRISRAETNLDKARQQLDEVRKDYADAAWDAYEKKTVPTTSSLRAQADPRVTGEKLARELQQQSDNEA; this is translated from the coding sequence ATGGGAGATGTAACAGTAGCGCCAAAGCCTACACTGATGGATCGGGTCAATGCGATCATTGAATGGGTGTTTCAGCTTCGCCCGGTTCGCGCATACGGCCGTTATGGCTGGGCGCGTGGATACTTACTTGCTGGAGGTATTGCCTACTCTGCTCTGTTCGCCATCGGTGGTGCGTTGACACTCGCGTTGACTGTTTTTTCTTATACTTTAGGCGGTAACGATGAGCTTCGGGATACCTTGTTCGAAACCGTGAATTCTTCGCTCCCAGGAATTTTGAAAACTGACGACAACCCGTCAGGAATTTTAGATCCCAATGCACTCATCATCGAAAACCCGATCAATATCACGTCGATTATTTCGATGATCGTCTTATTGTGGTCAGCGGCGTCATTGATGACTGCACTACGTATTGCGATTTTGGGAATGTTTGGCATCACCTACTTATCGCGTCCGTTTATTAAAGCGAAGCTACTTGATCTCTCCGGGTTCCTGATGATCGGCGTTGGTGGCCTAGCAACGGTCACGCTAGTAACTCTTTCTTCGCAATTTTCTGAAGTAATTCTCGACTGGTTGGGGATTCCCGGAGAGGTAGGATCATTCCTGATTAGTGTGGGCACCTTGCTGATTGCGTTGGTTGTTGACACGCTCATTTTCATGTTCCTGTTCAGCATTATGGCCGGCGCCCATCCACCGTTGAAGGATTTGGTTAAGGGAGCGCTTTTGGCGGGCGTGGCTTCATCAGTTTTGCGATTCTTAGGAACGACGGCGGTCTCATCTGTTTCTGGAAATCCGTTATTGGCACCGTTTGCCGCGATCGCTACGTTACTTATTTGGGTTAATCTTCTCGCTCAAGTAACGCTGGTGGCGGCTGCTTTTGTTGCTAATCCGCCAGCTCCAGGGCAGCCGACGAAATCACAGCTTGAACACGCTGACGAATATCCAAATTATGTCACTGAGACTGTTCAAGAAACCCTTGAATGGAATTTTGATCCGATGACTGGTGTAGTTGCGCCACATCCTGATCGTGACAACGAAACTGAGCTAGTTCCACCATGGTCAGGCATACGTGCTGCTTGGATGAAGAGCCGTATCTCCCGTGCTGAAACGAATCTTGATAAGGCGCGCCAACAACTCGATGAAGTACGCAAAGATTACGCGGATGCTGCGTGGGATGCGTATGAAAAGAAGACAGTTCCGACGACGTCGTCCCTACGTGCCCAGGCCGATCCACGAGTGACGGGGGAGAAGTTGGCTCGAGAGCTACAACAACAATCTGACAACGAAGCATAA
- a CDS encoding exodeoxyribonuclease III, whose protein sequence is MLVATCNVNGIRAAVRKGMQDWIASVSPDVLLLQEVRAPEDLVPDLVGDQYQIVQQACEIKGRAGVAIAVKNGLDIGRVSIGLGADLPDSDPDADANTAWERPGEPPVDTGRWVEVDIPQLHTTFISAYLHSGNASDEPKMAAKYAHLDRVSTRLQQLQVARPVDMPHIVMAGDFNIVHTERDITNWRSNHNKTSGVLDPEIAYLDKWMGELGYVDVQRSLIGDEQAEYTWWSQRGKAFDNNVGWRIDYQLASPDLAMLAQSVRIDRATSYDQRWSDHAPLLVTYDVEN, encoded by the coding sequence ATGCTAGTAGCTACTTGTAACGTCAACGGAATTCGCGCCGCGGTGCGTAAAGGGATGCAAGATTGGATTGCGTCGGTGAGTCCCGATGTACTCCTGCTCCAAGAGGTGCGTGCACCCGAAGATCTTGTCCCAGATTTGGTGGGCGATCAATACCAGATCGTCCAGCAAGCTTGCGAGATTAAAGGCCGAGCAGGAGTTGCTATTGCAGTGAAGAATGGGTTGGATATCGGCCGCGTCAGTATCGGTTTAGGTGCGGATTTACCAGATTCAGATCCGGATGCTGATGCGAACACGGCATGGGAGCGCCCGGGTGAACCTCCGGTAGATACCGGCCGGTGGGTTGAGGTGGATATTCCGCAGTTACACACCACTTTTATTAGCGCATACTTGCATTCTGGTAACGCTAGTGATGAGCCGAAGATGGCTGCGAAGTATGCGCATTTGGATCGTGTTTCTACTCGGTTACAGCAGCTTCAGGTTGCTCGCCCGGTTGATATGCCGCATATCGTGATGGCGGGCGATTTCAATATTGTGCATACTGAGCGCGATATTACGAACTGGCGGTCGAACCACAATAAGACTTCTGGCGTCCTCGATCCGGAGATAGCATATCTCGATAAATGGATGGGGGAGTTGGGCTATGTTGATGTTCAGCGCTCGCTGATTGGCGACGAGCAGGCGGAATACACCTGGTGGTCTCAGCGCGGTAAGGCCTTCGATAATAATGTCGGTTGGCGTATCGACTACCAGTTAGCCTCGCCCGATTTAGCTATGCTTGCCCAGTCAGTGCGTATTGACCGTGCTACAAGCTATGATCAGCGGTGGTCAGACCATGCACCACTACTGGTTACGTACGATGTGGAGAACTAA
- a CDS encoding bifunctional methylenetetrahydrofolate dehydrogenase/methenyltetrahydrofolate cyclohydrolase, which translates to MTTAVKMDGRATLAQIKLEIKEKIAQLGHTPGLATVLVGENPGSQMYVNMKHRDCAEVGINSIRVDMPEGSTTEEVLVQVRKLNDDPQCSGFIVQLPLPRQIDTDKVLEAIDPAKDVDGLHPVNIGRLANDIPAPVACTPMGVVELGRRYGVEWNGANVCIVGRGTTVGKPLAILLTSRSINATVDACHSATKNLAEHTLRADIIVAAAGVAHMITPDMVRPGAAVFDVGVSRVTDPDTGKAVMRGDVDPAVFEKAGFYSPNPGGVGPMTRAMLLSNVVKASEQNS; encoded by the coding sequence ATGACTACCGCGGTCAAAATGGATGGGCGAGCTACGCTTGCTCAAATCAAGCTCGAAATCAAAGAGAAGATCGCCCAGCTCGGGCACACGCCAGGCCTAGCTACTGTGTTAGTTGGTGAAAACCCGGGTTCACAGATGTATGTCAATATGAAGCATCGTGATTGTGCTGAGGTGGGGATTAACTCTATTCGAGTAGATATGCCCGAGGGGTCAACTACTGAAGAAGTTCTTGTCCAGGTACGGAAGCTGAATGACGATCCGCAATGTTCTGGTTTCATCGTTCAGCTTCCGTTGCCGCGGCAGATAGATACTGACAAAGTCCTCGAAGCTATCGATCCTGCTAAAGACGTAGACGGCTTGCATCCAGTGAATATCGGTCGTCTCGCAAACGACATTCCGGCACCGGTTGCCTGCACTCCGATGGGTGTAGTCGAACTTGGCCGGCGCTATGGTGTTGAGTGGAATGGTGCCAACGTGTGTATCGTTGGCCGTGGTACGACGGTGGGTAAACCGTTAGCAATTTTGCTCACCTCGCGTAGCATTAACGCCACCGTCGACGCCTGCCATTCGGCGACGAAAAACCTCGCTGAGCACACGCTACGTGCCGATATTATTGTTGCGGCTGCGGGCGTGGCTCATATGATCACCCCGGATATGGTGCGCCCGGGTGCTGCCGTGTTCGACGTCGGCGTCTCTCGGGTTACCGATCCGGACACTGGTAAGGCGGTTATGCGCGGTGACGTGGACCCTGCAGTATTCGAGAAAGCTGGTTTCTATTCGCCAAATCCTGGTGGGGTGGGGCCGATGACTCGCGCTATGCTCTTGTCTAACGTCGTGAAGGCGAGCGAACAAAACTCCTAG
- the glyA gene encoding serine hydroxymethyltransferase: MVDSFDLSLAELDPEIAQVLEDELGRQRATLEMIASENFVPRAVLQAQGSVLTNKYAEGYPGRRYYGGCEFVDVAENLAIKRAKSLFGAAYANVQPHAGAQANAAIYHALLNHGDTIMGLSLAHGGHLTHGMKINFSGKNFNVVSYGVDPETYLIDMDEVRRLAREHKPKMIIAGWSAYSRHVDFAAFREIADEVGAYLWVDMAHFAGLVAAGLHPSPVPYADVVTTTIHKTIGGPRSGMILSRDESLGKKLNSAVFPGQQGGPLMHVIAAKAIALKIASTPEFKDRQERTLRGAKILAERLVASDVADKGVSVLTGGTDVHLVLVDLRNHELNGQEAEDLLHEIGITVNRNAIPFDPRPPAVTSGLRIGTPALATRGFGDEEFREVADIIAVALRDGKSADVDALRARVNALTDRFPLYSGLDQTH, from the coding sequence GTGGTAGATTCTTTTGATCTTTCACTCGCTGAGCTAGATCCTGAGATTGCTCAGGTGCTCGAAGATGAATTGGGACGCCAGCGTGCTACGTTGGAAATGATTGCGTCGGAGAATTTTGTGCCGCGGGCTGTTTTGCAAGCCCAGGGCTCAGTTTTAACGAATAAGTATGCTGAAGGTTATCCCGGCCGTCGCTATTACGGCGGTTGCGAGTTTGTTGACGTTGCGGAGAATCTTGCAATTAAGCGGGCTAAGTCCTTGTTCGGCGCGGCTTACGCCAACGTTCAACCCCATGCCGGAGCGCAGGCCAACGCAGCTATTTATCATGCGTTGTTGAACCATGGCGACACCATTATGGGATTGTCATTGGCACACGGGGGTCACTTGACTCATGGTATGAAGATTAACTTTTCTGGGAAGAACTTCAACGTTGTCTCTTATGGTGTAGATCCAGAAACATACCTGATTGATATGGATGAGGTTCGTCGGCTCGCCCGTGAACACAAGCCGAAGATGATTATTGCTGGTTGGTCGGCTTACTCACGCCATGTAGATTTTGCTGCATTCCGCGAGATTGCCGATGAGGTTGGCGCATACCTGTGGGTAGATATGGCGCATTTCGCCGGTTTGGTAGCGGCTGGATTGCATCCAAGCCCAGTTCCGTATGCTGACGTGGTGACGACGACGATCCACAAGACCATTGGTGGGCCGCGCTCAGGTATGATTCTTTCCCGTGATGAATCACTAGGCAAGAAACTTAATTCGGCGGTATTCCCTGGGCAACAGGGTGGTCCGCTGATGCACGTTATTGCGGCTAAGGCGATTGCGTTAAAGATTGCTAGTACGCCAGAGTTTAAGGACCGGCAAGAGCGTACGTTACGTGGCGCGAAGATCCTTGCTGAGCGTCTTGTAGCGTCAGATGTTGCGGATAAGGGTGTGTCGGTGCTTACTGGTGGTACTGATGTTCACCTTGTATTGGTAGATTTGCGCAACCATGAGCTCAATGGTCAAGAAGCTGAGGATTTGTTGCATGAGATTGGGATTACGGTTAACCGTAACGCCATTCCGTTCGATCCTCGTCCACCGGCTGTCACCTCTGGTTTGCGAATTGGTACGCCGGCGTTGGCTACTCGTGGTTTTGGTGATGAAGAATTCCGCGAAGTAGCCGATATTATCGCGGTAGCTTTACGCGACGGCAAGTCTGCCGATGTCGATGCGTTGCGTGCGCGAGTTAACGCGTTAACTGATCGATTCCCGCTATATTCCGGGCTTGATCAGACGCACTGA